From a region of the Flavobacterium branchiarum genome:
- a CDS encoding GntP family permease: MSILILSACIIFLVLQITWFKINPFIAFIITSLLAGLALGLPLTTLTGTVQKGLGDMLGSISLIIIFGTCIGKLTVSSGAASVIAKTVMQWTGEKYVRLGLMITGFIVGIPLFYSVGFILLVPLIFSVANQFKLPKVYIAIPMLASLSVAHGFLPPHPSPMALSNILNADIGLVLTYGIIVSIPTILIAGLLFSNTLKNIKSNDKDAIVPTEEPINLDTKPSFFTSITSSLFPVFGLTITSILPLIWKNEQVSLLCQTIGEPSIIMLISLLICTYTLGIRTGKNMRTIMDEYAVAIKDVALIILIIGGAGSLKEIMMVSGVSQTIVDSLIKIDIHPYLLAWLIAALIRICVGSATAAGLMTAGVLLPLLQLEGLDSNLLVLSIGAGSLMCSHVNDPAFWMFKEYFGTSMKDTIRSWTVMESFVSILGIIFIFILNTFIN, from the coding sequence ATGAGCATATTAATTCTTTCGGCCTGCATTATTTTCTTAGTACTGCAAATAACATGGTTTAAAATAAATCCATTTATAGCCTTTATCATAACATCTTTACTAGCAGGCCTCGCGTTAGGCCTGCCACTAACAACACTAACAGGAACAGTTCAAAAAGGATTGGGCGACATGCTCGGATCAATTTCCTTAATCATTATTTTTGGTACCTGCATTGGTAAACTCACCGTTTCTTCTGGCGCCGCATCTGTAATTGCAAAAACTGTCATGCAATGGACAGGCGAAAAATACGTTCGTCTTGGCTTAATGATTACGGGATTCATCGTTGGAATTCCTTTATTCTACAGTGTTGGTTTTATTCTTCTGGTTCCTTTAATATTTTCTGTAGCCAATCAATTCAAACTACCTAAAGTTTACATAGCTATTCCAATGCTTGCATCACTTTCGGTAGCACATGGCTTCTTACCACCTCACCCTTCACCAATGGCGCTGAGCAATATATTAAATGCAGACATAGGCCTTGTTTTAACTTACGGAATCATTGTTTCTATTCCAACTATTCTCATTGCAGGCTTACTATTTTCAAACACACTTAAAAATATAAAGTCAAACGATAAGGACGCCATAGTACCAACCGAAGAACCTATAAATTTAGACACGAAACCTAGTTTTTTTACCAGCATAACATCTTCGCTATTTCCGGTTTTTGGATTAACAATTACTTCAATATTACCATTAATATGGAAAAACGAACAAGTTAGTTTACTATGTCAAACCATAGGTGAACCAAGTATTATTATGCTAATTTCATTACTAATTTGCACCTACACTTTAGGCATCCGCACAGGTAAAAACATGAGAACAATCATGGATGAATATGCAGTCGCTATCAAAGACGTTGCCCTAATAATACTTATAATTGGTGGAGCAGGAAGTTTAAAAGAAATTATGATGGTAAGTGGCGTAAGCCAAACCATTGTTGACTCTTTAATAAAAATAGACATCCACCCTTATTTACTTGCTTGGCTAATCGCTGCATTGATACGAATTTGTGTTGGCTCCGCCACAGCGGCAGGCCTTATGACGGCGGGCGTGTTATTGCCCTTATTACAACTAGAAGGTCTTGACTCAAACTTATTAGTACTTTCAATAGGCGCAGGAAGCCTCATGTGCTCTCACGTAAACGATCCCGCATTCTGGATGTTCAAAGAATACTTTGGAACCAGCATGAAAGACACTATTAGATCATGGACAGTAATGGAATCATTCGTTTCTATCCTTGGAATTATTTTTATTTTTATATTAAACACTTTTATAAACTAA
- a CDS encoding SusD/RagB family nutrient-binding outer membrane lipoprotein yields MKKTLSIYISGILLLIISACTNDFEKINSDPNSVNKPNPNFIFSRSQLEGLNNNYLFTAILQCGQMMQHYSSYKEASGVGDKYLDNEVYYSTYFSQAYPNSINQITIVINTLKDNPNDSNKLNIARIWRAYLYHRLTDLYGDVPYSEASKGSTENLFLPKYDSQEFIYKDLLKELDEAALALDASKPSFDKADLIYNGDIEKWKKFSYSLMLRLGMRLTKVDPALSKNWVNKAITGGVILNTADNAIMKYTDGPNDFNRNPSAFDPIRLDYSRGSYGQTNNEGGKLSKTFIDVLKSTNDPRISIYAGVWQGRVQNTNPEVQKGFPNGLKTAPSPIEQATYSEPNQNTVLRVDSPLIVLSNTETNLYLAEAALRGWYTGESDKSLYEKAVKASFLNAGIYGVSYSITDTTPYLTENPYTSGGTFDQKMNQIHTQFWIALFVDEQEVYSNWRRTGYPVLTPINFPGNVTNGTIPRRIKYPTSEYSVNSANLAEAIKRQGNDSFLTKTWWDK; encoded by the coding sequence ATGAAAAAAACACTATCCATATATATATCAGGCATCCTTTTACTTATCATATCCGCCTGCACGAATGATTTTGAAAAAATTAATTCAGATCCAAACTCCGTAAACAAACCCAACCCGAACTTTATCTTTAGTAGATCTCAACTGGAAGGTTTAAATAACAATTATCTTTTCACGGCAATTCTTCAGTGTGGTCAAATGATGCAACATTATTCAAGCTACAAAGAGGCATCAGGCGTTGGGGATAAATACCTTGACAATGAAGTTTACTATTCTACATACTTCTCCCAAGCGTATCCAAATTCAATAAATCAGATAACGATTGTAATAAACACTTTAAAAGACAATCCAAATGATAGCAACAAACTAAATATTGCTAGAATCTGGAGAGCCTATTTATACCATCGTCTTACAGATTTATACGGAGATGTTCCCTACTCAGAAGCTTCAAAAGGAAGCACAGAAAATCTATTTCTACCTAAATATGACAGTCAGGAATTTATATACAAAGACCTTCTGAAAGAACTAGACGAAGCAGCATTAGCATTGGATGCCTCCAAACCTAGTTTTGATAAAGCCGACTTAATTTACAATGGAGATATCGAAAAATGGAAAAAATTCTCTTATTCATTAATGCTTCGCTTAGGAATGAGATTAACCAAAGTCGATCCTGCTCTTTCAAAAAACTGGGTTAACAAAGCCATTACTGGTGGAGTAATTCTTAACACAGCCGACAATGCTATCATGAAATATACTGATGGTCCAAATGATTTTAATCGTAACCCTTCAGCCTTTGATCCAATACGACTTGATTATTCAAGAGGATCTTATGGACAAACAAATAACGAAGGCGGAAAACTTAGCAAAACCTTTATCGACGTATTAAAGTCAACCAACGATCCTAGAATCAGCATATATGCAGGAGTTTGGCAAGGTAGAGTCCAAAATACAAATCCAGAAGTACAGAAAGGCTTTCCAAATGGGCTTAAAACGGCGCCATCACCAATTGAACAAGCCACCTACTCCGAACCAAATCAAAATACGGTTCTGCGGGTTGACTCCCCTCTAATTGTGCTTAGTAACACAGAAACAAATTTATATCTAGCCGAAGCAGCTTTAAGAGGATGGTATACTGGAGAAAGCGATAAAAGCTTATACGAAAAAGCAGTAAAAGCTTCTTTTCTAAACGCTGGAATTTACGGAGTTTCATATTCAATAACAGATACAACACCTTATTTAACCGAAAACCCATATACATCAGGTGGGACATTTGATCAAAAAATGAACCAAATACACACCCAATTTTGGATTGCATTATTTGTTGATGAACAAGAAGTATATTCAAATTGGAGAAGGACTGGCTACCCAGTACTAACTCCTATTAACTTTCCAGGAAATGTTACAAATGGCACAATTCCGAGACGCATCAAATACCCAACTAGCGAATATTCTGTCAATTCAGCTAACTTAGCCGAAGCCATAAAACGCCAAGGTAATGATTCTTTTTTAACAAAAACATGGTGGGATAAATAG
- a CDS encoding SusD/RagB family nutrient-binding outer membrane lipoprotein — MKKYITRLPLYMLGAILLLTSTNCANDELFRDTNTNPEAFVTIDPSTQLTGVEAALSGGWFEQWRTNLIYGEGFIQHLGGSWSVSNYGSFYISSSEYQGALWNSNYGGGIVRNLVDVLERTNGKPEYTRINAVAKTLKVMVFQRLTDTYGDVPYTQAGLGYYSGIYYPKYDNQEDIYTDFFKLLDEAYSQMQSGTDVVKGDLFYAGDAVKWQKFINSLRLRCAMRISKVNSALAKEQIQKAVSNGIFTSNADNCFMKHDSSPSETAGALTNGNGMSHALKGNGDVLDHPTTILLNTLGNDPRKKIWFLPNSKGVYEGINPNNYRWDHPGGSGILSSLQPYLYANNAPYLHLTYSETMLLLAEASFKGLYSGNATDLYKKGIEAGIKQWSIFKDESIIDNNAVTAFVATKSLTPGKELEEIATQQWLTLFLNGMEAYSNYRRTNFPTLIPITNANSETGGVIPKRMPYPVEESTSNKDNYQAASAKYDDNSWLARVWWDID, encoded by the coding sequence ATGAAAAAATATATAACACGATTGCCATTATACATGTTAGGTGCAATTTTACTACTTACCTCAACTAATTGTGCTAATGACGAACTTTTTAGAGATACAAACACCAATCCTGAAGCTTTTGTAACCATAGATCCTTCTACTCAACTTACTGGAGTAGAAGCTGCACTATCGGGCGGTTGGTTTGAACAATGGAGAACTAATCTTATCTATGGAGAAGGATTCATACAGCACCTTGGTGGCTCTTGGTCTGTTTCCAATTACGGTTCGTTCTACATCTCTAGTAGCGAGTATCAAGGTGCTCTTTGGAATTCTAATTACGGGGGCGGAATTGTACGTAACCTAGTTGATGTACTGGAAAGAACAAATGGAAAACCGGAATACACTAGAATAAATGCTGTTGCAAAAACTTTAAAAGTAATGGTTTTTCAACGTTTGACAGATACATACGGAGATGTTCCGTACACTCAAGCAGGATTAGGGTATTATAGCGGTATATATTACCCTAAATACGATAACCAAGAAGATATCTATACTGATTTCTTTAAACTTCTAGACGAAGCATATTCGCAAATGCAATCAGGAACTGATGTAGTAAAAGGAGATCTTTTTTACGCAGGTGATGCTGTTAAATGGCAAAAATTTATCAACTCACTTAGATTGCGTTGTGCAATGAGAATATCAAAAGTAAATAGCGCGCTAGCAAAAGAACAAATCCAAAAAGCAGTTTCTAATGGTATTTTTACTAGCAACGCAGACAATTGCTTTATGAAACACGATTCTTCTCCATCAGAAACAGCTGGCGCATTAACAAATGGTAACGGAATGTCTCATGCATTAAAAGGAAACGGAGATGTTCTAGACCACCCAACAACAATCTTACTAAATACATTAGGTAACGATCCTAGAAAAAAAATATGGTTTCTACCCAATTCAAAAGGTGTATATGAAGGCATAAATCCAAACAACTACAGATGGGATCACCCAGGAGGAAGTGGTATTTTATCTAGTCTTCAACCTTATTTATACGCAAATAACGCTCCTTATTTACATCTTACCTATTCTGAAACAATGCTACTTTTAGCAGAAGCTTCTTTTAAAGGTCTATACTCTGGAAACGCCACTGATTTGTACAAGAAAGGAATCGAAGCCGGAATTAAACAATGGTCTATCTTTAAAGACGAAAGCATTATCGACAACAATGCGGTTACAGCTTTTGTAGCAACAAAGAGTCTTACTCCTGGAAAAGAACTAGAAGAAATTGCAACACAACAATGGCTTACACTGTTTTTAAACGGAATGGAAGCTTATAGCAATTACAGAAGAACCAATTTCCCAACGTTAATCCCAATAACAAATGCTAACTCTGAAACTGGAGGAGTTATACCTAAAAGAATGCCTTATCCGGTAGAAGAATCTACTAGCAATAAAGACAATTATCAAGCTGCAAGTGCGAAATACGACGACAACAGCTGGCTAGCTAGGGTTTGGTGGGATATTGACTAA
- a CDS encoding D-TA family PLP-dependent enzyme has translation MENNWWEINQKTRIDTPFLALYIERVQYNIEHLIKSVKGDIHKLRPHIKTHKLGEVLDLYKTYQINKVKCATIAEAELCAIHNVLDILLAYQPTGLKQQRWITLLLKYPNLIFSTIVDNLETAKELSELGKKNNITLNIYLDINAGMDRTGVNYKSNWDDLIYEIINLSNIELLGLHIYDGHLKGTVEQRTKEASDTFIQIIDKLSAVEQKLSQKLKIVAGGSNTFPFYSSQKNIECSPGTFVFWDINYQTNLSEQKFKTAAVLIGTVISKPTENTLCIDIGYKSVASENPLDKRLTILNDDKLIPISHSEEHLVLENKGDKPYNIGDTIYAIPYHICPTCALYETVQIVNWQQDIYDQWDVLARNRKINI, from the coding sequence ATGGAAAATAATTGGTGGGAAATAAATCAAAAAACACGTATCGACACTCCTTTTTTAGCACTTTATATCGAACGTGTTCAATACAACATTGAGCATTTAATTAAATCCGTGAAAGGCGATATTCATAAATTAAGGCCACATATAAAAACGCATAAATTAGGTGAAGTGCTCGATTTGTACAAAACATACCAAATAAACAAGGTTAAATGTGCAACTATTGCTGAAGCAGAATTATGCGCAATTCACAATGTTTTAGATATATTACTAGCCTATCAACCCACAGGATTAAAGCAACAACGCTGGATTACTTTGTTGCTAAAATACCCCAATCTTATTTTCTCTACTATCGTTGATAACCTTGAGACTGCAAAAGAATTATCAGAATTAGGCAAAAAAAACAATATAACATTAAACATCTACTTAGATATAAATGCCGGAATGGATAGAACTGGCGTAAATTATAAAAGCAATTGGGATGACTTAATCTATGAAATAATTAATTTATCAAATATTGAACTTCTTGGATTACACATTTACGATGGTCATTTAAAAGGCACAGTTGAACAAAGAACCAAAGAAGCATCGGACACATTTATCCAAATAATCGATAAACTTTCCGCAGTAGAGCAAAAGCTAAGTCAAAAACTAAAGATAGTCGCAGGTGGATCTAATACATTCCCTTTTTATAGTAGTCAAAAAAACATCGAATGTAGTCCAGGTACATTTGTATTCTGGGATATAAATTATCAAACTAATTTATCAGAACAAAAATTCAAAACTGCAGCTGTTTTAATTGGAACAGTAATATCTAAACCCACAGAAAACACTTTATGTATAGATATTGGATATAAATCTGTCGCGTCAGAAAATCCATTAGACAAACGTCTAACTATTTTAAATGATGACAAATTAATTCCAATATCACATTCCGAAGAACATTTAGTATTAGAAAACAAAGGAGACAAACCATACAACATAGGAGACACTATTTACGCTATCCCTTATCACATTTGCCCAACTTGTGCGCTATACGAAACGGTTCAAATAGTTAATTGGCAGCAAGACATTTACGACCAATGGGACGTTCTTGCTCGCAATAGAAAAATAAATATCTAA
- a CDS encoding sugar kinase has translation MKTKSSKTKITAFGELLLRMGVAHGNRFTQAKEMQVHIGGAEANVCVLLSQLGINTNYVTRLPKNDLSQLALNELHKYKVDTTDCVYGGDRIGLYFIESGNQIRQSQVIYDRSNSAFATISDNEINWDEVLENTTHFHWSGISPGVSNQAHLACKKAILAAHSKGIIISSDFNYRTKLWQYGKKPSEIMPELLYYSNITIADLDSTEIYFGIKTDKNDSDSERFIKTYEQLKEKMPYLNTLAMSFRKSEGQTHLYSGILLHKGKIYQSKPHLIHLVTDQFGSGDAFAAGLFYSLKNELPGQDCIDWATACGVIKQSITGDFAITTPEEINHFIKNGSSNRINR, from the coding sequence ATGAAAACAAAATCTTCAAAAACAAAAATCACAGCATTTGGTGAATTATTATTGCGGATGGGTGTAGCTCATGGCAACCGATTTACTCAAGCCAAAGAAATGCAAGTCCACATAGGCGGTGCCGAAGCAAATGTTTGTGTATTACTGTCACAATTAGGTATAAACACCAATTACGTCACTCGTTTACCTAAGAACGATTTATCGCAACTTGCATTAAACGAACTTCATAAATACAAAGTAGACACTACAGATTGTGTTTATGGAGGAGATAGAATTGGATTATATTTTATTGAATCCGGAAACCAAATAAGACAATCACAAGTGATTTATGACCGAAGCAATTCCGCTTTTGCAACAATTAGTGATAATGAAATTAATTGGGACGAAGTACTAGAAAACACCACCCATTTTCATTGGTCAGGTATTAGCCCTGGTGTTTCTAACCAAGCCCATTTAGCATGCAAAAAAGCAATATTAGCAGCTCATAGCAAAGGCATAATAATTTCTTCCGACTTTAACTATCGTACTAAACTATGGCAATACGGAAAAAAACCTTCGGAGATTATGCCTGAATTACTCTATTACAGCAACATAACCATTGCAGATTTAGATTCAACCGAAATATATTTCGGCATTAAAACAGACAAAAACGATTCAGATTCAGAACGGTTTATAAAAACTTACGAGCAGTTAAAAGAAAAAATGCCATATCTAAATACACTTGCCATGAGTTTCAGAAAATCTGAAGGTCAGACTCATCTGTATTCTGGAATATTATTACATAAAGGAAAGATTTACCAATCAAAGCCGCATCTAATACATCTGGTAACTGATCAATTTGGATCAGGAGACGCGTTCGCAGCAGGACTGTTCTATAGCCTGAAAAATGAATTACCTGGACAAGATTGCATTGATTGGGCAACGGCTTGTGGAGTCATTAAACAGAGTATAACAGGAGATTTTGCTATAACTACTCCCGAAGAAATAAATCATTTTATTAAAAATGGCTCAAGTAACAGAATTAATAGATAA
- a CDS encoding bifunctional 4-hydroxy-2-oxoglutarate aldolase/2-dehydro-3-deoxy-phosphogluconate aldolase yields the protein MYDILKKQGVLPMITTQIGIKAAEIILKSASDSGIKIIEFAARSTDAKEMFVKILNFKKTNNLDIEIAIGTILTANDAEAYHKLGANCIVCPHTDPEIGNYCIKNKLYWIPAAATLNEIIYANKLGAEIVKLFPADKIGGPSYVKAIKAPLPYLKLMPSGGVTLDENNLKSWFDAGAVCVGIGSDLFPKEILSQLDYNKSYEIFKKLIATVEKSRK from the coding sequence ATGTACGATATCTTAAAAAAGCAAGGAGTACTTCCTATGATTACCACACAAATTGGAATTAAAGCTGCCGAAATTATACTAAAATCCGCCTCAGATTCAGGGATTAAAATCATCGAATTTGCAGCACGCTCAACAGATGCAAAAGAAATGTTTGTTAAAATTTTAAATTTTAAAAAAACAAATAATTTAGATATTGAGATAGCTATAGGAACAATTTTAACAGCAAATGATGCCGAAGCGTATCATAAGCTAGGTGCTAATTGCATTGTGTGCCCACATACCGATCCAGAAATCGGGAATTACTGCATTAAAAACAAGCTATACTGGATTCCTGCTGCAGCGACATTAAACGAAATTATTTATGCTAATAAATTAGGCGCCGAAATTGTAAAACTTTTCCCTGCCGATAAAATAGGAGGCCCAAGTTATGTAAAAGCCATAAAAGCACCACTTCCTTATTTAAAATTAATGCCTAGTGGTGGCGTAACATTAGACGAAAACAATTTAAAATCTTGGTTTGATGCAGGGGCTGTTTGCGTTGGAATTGGATCTGATTTATTTCCAAAAGAAATTTTATCTCAATTGGATTATAACAAATCATATGAAATATTTAAAAAATTAATCGCTACCGTCGAGAAATCTAGAAAATAA
- a CDS encoding RidA family protein, producing MNLLPQEKFETLNLTLPPAPMPLGIYKPFLIDGKYLYLSGHGPVRDDKSLIIGRIGDDMDIEEGKLAARQVGLTMLSTIVTNFGSLNAVKRVVKVLGMVNCSSDFLRHPYVINGCSELFSEVWGQENGIGVRSAVGMGSLPDNIPVEVEAIFELY from the coding sequence ATGAATTTATTACCTCAAGAAAAATTTGAAACGCTCAATCTAACCCTACCCCCGGCTCCGATGCCGCTCGGGATATACAAACCTTTTTTAATAGATGGCAAATACTTATACCTTTCTGGACATGGTCCCGTAAGAGATGACAAATCGTTAATTATAGGCCGTATTGGAGATGACATGGACATTGAAGAAGGAAAGCTTGCTGCGAGACAAGTAGGTTTAACAATGTTATCTACCATTGTCACAAATTTTGGCAGTCTAAATGCAGTAAAAAGAGTTGTAAAAGTACTCGGAATGGTTAATTGTAGCTCTGATTTCTTAAGACATCCTTATGTAATCAATGGCTGTAGCGAGTTATTCTCGGAAGTATGGGGACAAGAAAACGGAATTGGAGTAAGAAGCGCTGTCGGAATGGGTTCATTACCTGATAACATCCCTGTAGAAGTTGAAGCAATTTTTGAATTATATTAA
- a CDS encoding SusC/RagA family TonB-linked outer membrane protein, giving the protein MRKKLFYLAIIGEILFSVNAYGFAIKKQTIEQSINQIEITGKVIGLDDGFPIAGATVYAKNNTKVATITDENGNFKLSIPENENHIVISYMGYETAESKINGTTPLSISLKPAENVLDQVVVTALGVKKVSKSITYAVTELKGSEFNKAKEANIANALVGKIAGVNVSSTATGPNGSSRVIIRGNGSLNGNNQPMYVVNDLPIDNTQLNLPGTGNRDGASSPRINVDRGDGTSLINPDDIKSITVLKGGTAAALYGANAANGVILIQTKRGGPQKGIGIDYSTSFTLETIAVTPDWQYEYGSGANGKKPLTQAQAVDAGRWSWGAKMDGTDVIQFDGVKRPYSPQKNNIKNFYRPGTTFINSIALTGGAENASGRLSFSDMNNESIVPNSDFNRKTINLASNVNLTDWLKFDIVTQYNIEKSNNRPSVSDAEANPNWGTYMIANTVDIRNLAPGYDENGKEVAWNPVPIATNPQYVINKIKNNDSKNRFIGMLNMKLNFTPDLFLQGRVGQDYTNYNFFGYIPKTTLNNPIGYAQSSKVILSNINSEAILNYTKKKIYKDISLTALLGVNSRTTLRDEVRAEGSGFVLDDFYSLTNLTTINYTYPYGKTRTNSVYGAIDLDYKNVLFLNFTGRQDWFSTLSKENNSVFYPSIGTSIMLSDVLTLPDWVSFAKLRSSWAQVGGATPDPYALTTSYSMLQGGHNGQQLQGPTNSRIPNATLSPLTSTTFEIGTDLGFLNNRLNFDFAWYNRATTNDIVETTISNASGASTSLLNLGEMRNRGVELLINGKIIRSGNFSWDMTINGSYNKNTVVALTDQLSSITMATSVNGYSTITNDVNRPYSIIKGYKPLKDANGNTVYNVSGSSATIARGPLEELGQGVHPWGAGISNEFKYKALTFSFLIDGKFGGSLYSGTDLYGTRMGLTKLTLDGRENGLPIKGVDTNGAPVDMVITPENLRTYYDGLRNISSTFIYDASFIKLRQIIIGYQLPLNQIKGLSKIQGASISFVARNLFILYKKTPNVDPESVFSAGNAQGIEQFGVPKTRSFGLSINVKI; this is encoded by the coding sequence ATGAGGAAAAAGTTATTTTACTTAGCAATTATTGGAGAAATATTATTTTCAGTAAATGCGTATGGTTTTGCAATTAAAAAGCAAACCATCGAACAAAGTATTAATCAAATTGAGATCACCGGCAAAGTTATTGGCCTTGATGACGGCTTCCCTATTGCAGGGGCAACCGTATATGCAAAAAACAATACCAAAGTAGCAACAATTACAGATGAAAACGGAAATTTTAAACTAAGTATTCCAGAAAACGAAAACCATATTGTTATTAGTTATATGGGATACGAAACAGCTGAATCAAAAATAAATGGCACTACTCCATTATCCATAAGCCTAAAACCAGCTGAAAACGTTTTAGACCAAGTTGTCGTGACGGCATTAGGAGTAAAAAAAGTAAGCAAATCTATAACATATGCTGTAACTGAGTTAAAAGGATCCGAATTCAACAAAGCCAAAGAAGCAAACATTGCCAACGCATTAGTTGGAAAAATTGCAGGTGTAAATGTAAGCAGTACTGCAACTGGACCAAATGGATCTAGCAGAGTCATAATAAGAGGAAACGGCTCATTAAACGGAAACAACCAACCCATGTATGTTGTAAATGATTTACCTATAGACAACACACAACTCAATTTACCAGGAACCGGCAATCGCGACGGTGCAAGCTCACCAAGAATAAACGTAGATAGAGGAGACGGTACATCCCTCATAAATCCAGATGATATTAAATCGATTACCGTTCTTAAAGGCGGAACGGCAGCTGCTTTATATGGAGCAAATGCAGCAAATGGAGTTATTTTAATACAAACCAAAAGAGGTGGCCCTCAAAAAGGAATCGGAATAGACTACAGCACTTCGTTTACACTGGAGACGATAGCTGTAACACCAGATTGGCAATACGAATATGGATCTGGTGCTAACGGAAAAAAACCACTAACTCAAGCTCAAGCCGTAGATGCTGGGCGTTGGTCATGGGGTGCCAAAATGGATGGAACAGATGTAATCCAATTTGACGGAGTAAAGAGACCATACAGTCCACAAAAAAACAACATAAAAAACTTCTACAGACCAGGAACTACCTTTATAAATTCAATTGCATTAACTGGAGGTGCTGAAAATGCCAGCGGACGTCTTTCCTTTTCAGACATGAACAATGAAAGTATTGTACCTAACTCCGACTTTAATCGCAAGACAATCAATTTAGCCAGTAATGTAAACTTAACTGATTGGTTAAAATTTGATATTGTAACACAATACAATATTGAAAAATCAAACAACAGACCATCAGTATCTGATGCTGAGGCAAATCCTAACTGGGGAACCTACATGATTGCCAACACGGTAGATATTAGAAATTTGGCTCCAGGATACGATGAAAATGGAAAAGAAGTAGCTTGGAATCCTGTTCCTATCGCAACTAATCCCCAATATGTAATTAATAAAATCAAAAACAACGACTCCAAAAACCGTTTCATCGGAATGTTGAATATGAAATTAAATTTTACACCCGATTTATTTTTACAAGGACGAGTAGGACAAGATTATACTAATTATAATTTTTTTGGATACATCCCAAAAACCACTCTAAACAATCCGATTGGATATGCACAAAGTTCAAAAGTAATACTATCCAATATAAACTCTGAAGCAATACTTAATTACACAAAGAAAAAAATCTATAAAGACATCTCTTTAACAGCATTACTAGGAGTAAACTCTCGAACCACATTAAGAGACGAAGTGAGAGCAGAAGGTTCGGGTTTTGTTTTAGACGATTTTTACTCGCTAACAAATTTGACAACAATAAACTATACCTATCCATACGGAAAAACAAGAACTAACTCTGTATACGGCGCTATAGATTTAGATTACAAAAATGTACTTTTCTTAAACTTTACAGGTCGTCAAGATTGGTTCTCTACACTATCAAAAGAAAACAATAGTGTTTTTTATCCTTCTATCGGGACAAGTATAATGCTTTCAGACGTACTAACACTACCTGACTGGGTCTCATTTGCCAAATTAAGAAGCTCTTGGGCACAAGTAGGAGGAGCAACTCCAGATCCATATGCTTTAACCACATCCTACTCTATGCTTCAGGGCGGACATAATGGACAACAGCTACAAGGCCCAACTAACTCAAGAATACCCAATGCCACACTAAGCCCTTTAACCTCAACTACATTTGAGATAGGAACCGATTTAGGTTTTTTAAACAACCGCCTGAATTTTGATTTTGCTTGGTATAATCGTGCTACTACAAATGACATTGTAGAAACAACCATCTCCAATGCATCTGGCGCATCAACTTCGCTATTGAATCTAGGCGAAATGAGAAACAGAGGGGTTGAACTTTTAATTAACGGAAAAATCATAAGATCAGGAAATTTCTCATGGGATATGACTATAAACGGATCCTACAACAAAAACACCGTTGTAGCCCTAACTGACCAATTGAGCTCTATAACAATGGCAACATCTGTAAATGGCTACTCTACTATTACAAACGATGTTAACAGACCTTACAGCATAATAAAAGGATACAAACCACTTAAAGATGCAAATGGAAATACAGTTTACAATGTAAGTGGTAGCTCAGCTACTATTGCAAGAGGCCCGCTAGAAGAATTAGGCCAGGGCGTACACCCTTGGGGAGCAGGAATAAGCAATGAGTTCAAATACAAAGCACTAACATTTAGCTTTCTTATAGACGGTAAATTTGGTGGAAGTCTATATTCTGGAACTGACTTATATGGAACCCGAATGGGATTAACTAAGCTTACTTTAGACGGTCGTGAAAACGGACTACCTATAAAAGGGGTTGACACAAATGGCGCTCCAGTAGACATGGTTATTACACCAGAAAACCTAAGAACTTATTATGATGGACTAAGAAATATATCATCAACCTTTATATATGATGCAAGTTTTATAAAACTAAGACAAATTATCATTGGATACCAATTACCACTAAACCAAATAAAAGGACTTTCAAAAATACAAGGAGCATCGATTTCATTTGTTGCAAGAAACCTATTCATTCTTTATAAAAAAACTCCAAATGTAGACCCTGAATCAGTATTTAGCGCTGGTAATGCTCAAGGTATAGAACAATTTGGAGTGCCAAAAACAAGAAGTTTTGGTTTAAGTATAAATGTTAAAATATAA